Proteins co-encoded in one Brassica oleracea var. oleracea cultivar TO1000 chromosome C4, BOL, whole genome shotgun sequence genomic window:
- the LOC106339383 gene encoding WAT1-related protein At5g40230-like, translated as MREGRVAWRYINRDVVPFVVMVAVECVTVGSTTLFKAASLRGLSFYVFVFYTYVVAALVLPLSLIFGRSRRLPSAKALFFFKIFLLALVGFVSMLSGCKGVEYSNPTLASAISTLTPAFTFTLAVIFRMERIVLKSSASQAKVIGTIVSISGALVIVLYKGPKLLSSASLTSSEATVSLYQDLTSFDSSWIIGGVLLVTQYLLVSVWYILQTQVMEVYPEKTTVVLLYILSATIISAPVCMLAEKDLTSFLLKPGVPLASVMYTGGLVSSLGTVIHTWGLHMKGPVYISLFKPLSIVIAVVVAAIFLGDALHLGSVIGSVVLSCGFYTVIWGKAREDSTRNVADSEKSPLLVTHTVEDEASSLRCD; from the exons ATGAGAGAAGGGAGAGTGGCGTGGAGGTACATTAACAGAGATGTTGTGCCATTTGTTGTAATGGTAGCAGTGGAGTGTGTAACTGTTGGATCGACCACACTGTTCAAGGCTGCGTCCTTGAGAGGATTGAGCTTCTATGTCTTTGTCTTCTACACTTATGTTGTTGCTGCACTTGTCCTTCCACTGTCCCTCATCTTTGGGAG GTCAAGAAGGTTACCTTCAGCCAAAGCACTTTTCTTCTTCAAGATTTTCTTGCTTGCGCTTGTCGGGTTCGTGTCGATGCTATCTGGCTGTAAAGGAGTAGAATATAGTAATCCTACTCTTGCCTCTGCTATCAGCACCCTCACGCCAGCTTTTACCTTCACCCTCGCTGTTATCTTCAG GATGGAACGGATAGTGTTAAAGAGCTCTGCGAGTCAGGCCAAAGTCATTGGCACTATAGTATCTATATCTGGTGCTTTGGTTATTGTGCTATATAAAGGCCCAAAACTTCTCTCTTCTGCATCTCTTACATCTTCGGAAGCTACCGTTTCGCTTTACCAGGATTTGACTTCTTTTGATTCAAGTTGGATTATAGGAGGCGTTCTGCTCGTTACACAGTACTTGCTTGTTTCAGTATGGTATATTCTTCAG ACTCAGGTCATGGAGGTGTACCCTGAAAAAACAACCGTAGTTTTGTTATACATCTTATCCGCAACAATAATCTCAGCACCTGTTTGTATGCTTGCGGAAAAAGATTTGACTTCCTTTCTGCTTAAACCGGGTGTCCCACTCGCTTCAGTCATGTACACG GGAGGGTTAGTTTCATCATTGGGCACGGTTATACACACATGGGGTCTGCATATGAAGGGTCCAGTCTACATCTCCTTGTTCAAGCCGTTGTCTATTGTTATTGCGGTTGTAGTGGCTGCTATTTTCCTCGGCGATGCACTTCACCTTGGGAG TGTCATAGGATCAGTGGTTTTGAGCTGTGGGTTCTACACTGTGATTTGGGGAAAAGCAAGAGAGGATTCAACCAGAAATGTAGCTGATTCCGAGAAGTCACCTTTGTTGGTTACACACACCGTAGAAGATGAAGCCTCATCATTGAGATGTGACTGA
- the LOC106337297 gene encoding WAT1-related protein At5g40210, with product MAEGRLCNIDGLILTAMVLTEFSNVGVNTLVKSVTSKGLSPFVVLVYSYAFGSLLLLPLAFFSFRSRSLPPLTSSVLYKMGLLGLIVSAAQIAGYNGIKYSSPTLSSAMSNVNPAFTFILAIIFRMEKISIRKETSVAKVLGTLLSIIGALVVTLYHGPVLMSSHSDWVIGGGLLALQYILLSFSYLVMAHTMSRYPSTVVVTLVHNVCILIVCAFVSLLVEKDDSKAWIIRFDVTLVSLVAVGALNSAYYIIHTWAVSHKGPVYLSMFKPLSILIAAASTTLFLGETIYLGILIGGILIAIGFYMVLWGKAKEAKVNILGSIESPPSQKAPLLGN from the exons ATGGCTGAGGGAAGATTATGTAACATAGATGGCTTGATCTTGACGGCAATGGTGTTAACGGAGTTCTCTAACGTCGGAGTAAACACTTTGGTTAAATCGGTGACCTCCAAAGGACTAAGCCCATTTGTGGTTCTTGTTTACTCCTACGCTTTTGGATCTCTTCTTCTTCTTCCTCTTGCCTTCTTCTCCTTCAG ATCACGATCTCTTCCTCCGTTGACTTCCTCAGTTCTTTACAAAATGGGACTTCTTGGTCTTATTGT AAGTGCAGCACAAATCGCAGGGTACAATGGGATTAAATACAGCTCACCAACTTTATCTTCGGCCATGAGTAATGTTAATCCTGCATTTACCTTCATCCTCGCCATAATTTTCCG CATGGAGAAAATATCTATAAGAAAAGAGACTAGTGTAGCCAAAGTGTTGGGAACATTATTGTCTATAATAGGTGCACTTGTGGTTACTCTGTACCACGGTCCAGTGCTTATGTCTTCACACTCTGATTGGGTTATTGGAGGTGGCCTTCTTGCTCTTCAATATATCCTTCTCTCCTTCTCTTATCTTGTTATG GCGCACACAATGAGTCGATATCCATCTACGGTCGTTGTAACGCTAGTACACAATGTTTGCATTCTCATTGTGTGTGCATTCGTTAGTCTTTTAGTCGAGAAAGATGACTCGAAGGCATGGATCATAAGATTTGACGTCACCTTGGTCAGCCTTGTTGCAGTG GGTGCTTTGAATTCGGCATACTATATTATACATACATGGGCAGTGAGTCACAAAGGACCGGTGTACTTGTCGATGTTCAAACCGTTATCTATATTGATTGCAGCCGCATCAACTACCCTTTTTCTCGGCGAGACGATCTACCTTGGAAT TTTGATAGGAGGAATATTGATAGCAATAGGATTTTACATGGTATTGTGGGGAAAGGCCAAGGAAGCTAAAGTGAACATACTAGGAAGCATCGAGTCGCCTCCTTCACAAAAAGCTCCTCTTTTGGGAAATTAA
- the LOC106341596 gene encoding WAT1-related protein At5g40240-like isoform X2: MRRTGEETVAWRYFHRDVVPFAAMFAVECSTVGSNTLYKAASLRGLNFYVFIFYSYAASTLVLLPLALIFGRSKKLPSAKSPLFFEMLLLGLFGCMAQMVGFKGVEQSSPTLSSAMSNLTPAFTFTLAVIFRMEQVVLRSSATQAKIIGGVLSISGALVVVLYKGPKVLSAASFTLSSSPTSSLHQHLTSSESSWIVGGLLLASQFFFVSVWYIVQTLVMELYPEEITVVFFYNLFATLVSAPICFLAERNWTSWMLKPDITLAAIVYSGVFASVFSVLTHTWGLHLKGPVYVSLFRPLSIAIAVAMGAIFLSDALHLGSVIGSVILCFGFYTVIWGKKREDSTKNLAGSEHCAPLLLTHTVEDEGSSLR; encoded by the exons ATGAGAAGAACAGGAGAAGAGACAGTGGCATGGAGGTACTTTCACAGAGATGTTGTGCCTTTTGCTGCAATGTTTGCTGTTGAGTGTTCCACTGTTGGGTCGAACACACTGTACAAGGCTGCATCGCTAAGAGGATTGAACTTCTATGTCTTTATCTTTTACTCTTATGCTGCTTCAACACTTGTGCTTCTTCCACTTGCCCTTATCTTTGGAAG ATCTAAAAAATTACCTTCAGCCAAGTCTCCTCTCTTCTTCGAGATGTTATTACTTGGGCTTTTCGG GTGCATGGCGCAGATGGTTGGTTTTAAAGGTGTAGAACAAAGTTCTCCTACTCTTTCCTCTGCTATGAGCAATCTCACGCCAGCTTTCACATTCACCCTCGCAGTTATCTTCAG GATGGAACAAGTAGTGTTAAGGAGCTCTGCGACTCAAGCTAAAATCATCGGTGGAGTTCTATCTATATCTGGTGCTCTGGTTGTTGTGTTGTATAAAGGCCCAAAAGTTCTATCTGCTGCATCTTTTACACTTTCATCATCTCCTACCAGTTCGCTTCACCAGCACTTGACTTCATCAGAGTCAAGCTGGATAGTTGGTGGCCTTTTGCTTGCTTCACAGTTCTTTTTTGTTTCAGTCTGGTATATTGTTCAG ACTCTGGTCATGGAGTTATACCCTGAAGAAATAACAGTGGTCTTCTTCTACAACTTATTTGCAACGCTAGTCTCAGCACCTATATGTTTTTTGGCGGAAAGGAACTGGACTTCTTGGATGCTTAAACCGGATATTACCCTTGCTGCAATCGTATACTCG GGAGTCTTTGCCTCAGTATTCAGTGTGCTTACACACACATGGGGTCTGCATCTGAAGGGTCCTGTCTATGTATCCTTGTTTAGGCCACTGTCTATTGCAATCGCAGTTGCCATGGGTGCTATATTCCTCAGTGATGCACTTCACCTCGGGAG TGTCATTGGATCAGTGATATTGTGTTTTGGATTCTACACCGTGATTTGGGGCAAAAAAAGAGAGGATTCAACCAAAAATTTAGCTGGTTCTGAGCATTGTGCACCCTTGCTGCTTACACACACCGTAGAAGATGAAGGCTCGTCATTAAGATAA
- the LOC106341596 gene encoding WAT1-related protein At5g40240-like isoform X1 encodes MLLVSTMWIGMIFWNLVWCEVLVSGNLDTKSVMRRTGEETVAWRYFHRDVVPFAAMFAVECSTVGSNTLYKAASLRGLNFYVFIFYSYAASTLVLLPLALIFGRSKKLPSAKSPLFFEMLLLGLFGCMAQMVGFKGVEQSSPTLSSAMSNLTPAFTFTLAVIFRMEQVVLRSSATQAKIIGGVLSISGALVVVLYKGPKVLSAASFTLSSSPTSSLHQHLTSSESSWIVGGLLLASQFFFVSVWYIVQTLVMELYPEEITVVFFYNLFATLVSAPICFLAERNWTSWMLKPDITLAAIVYSGVFASVFSVLTHTWGLHLKGPVYVSLFRPLSIAIAVAMGAIFLSDALHLGSVIGSVILCFGFYTVIWGKKREDSTKNLAGSEHCAPLLLTHTVEDEGSSLR; translated from the exons ATGCTGCTTGTGTCGACGATGTGGATTGGGATGATCTTTTGGAACCTTGTGTGGTGTGAAGTATTAG TTTCTGGGAATTTAGACACCAAATCTGTCATGAGAAGAACAGGAGAAGAGACAGTGGCATGGAGGTACTTTCACAGAGATGTTGTGCCTTTTGCTGCAATGTTTGCTGTTGAGTGTTCCACTGTTGGGTCGAACACACTGTACAAGGCTGCATCGCTAAGAGGATTGAACTTCTATGTCTTTATCTTTTACTCTTATGCTGCTTCAACACTTGTGCTTCTTCCACTTGCCCTTATCTTTGGAAG ATCTAAAAAATTACCTTCAGCCAAGTCTCCTCTCTTCTTCGAGATGTTATTACTTGGGCTTTTCGG GTGCATGGCGCAGATGGTTGGTTTTAAAGGTGTAGAACAAAGTTCTCCTACTCTTTCCTCTGCTATGAGCAATCTCACGCCAGCTTTCACATTCACCCTCGCAGTTATCTTCAG GATGGAACAAGTAGTGTTAAGGAGCTCTGCGACTCAAGCTAAAATCATCGGTGGAGTTCTATCTATATCTGGTGCTCTGGTTGTTGTGTTGTATAAAGGCCCAAAAGTTCTATCTGCTGCATCTTTTACACTTTCATCATCTCCTACCAGTTCGCTTCACCAGCACTTGACTTCATCAGAGTCAAGCTGGATAGTTGGTGGCCTTTTGCTTGCTTCACAGTTCTTTTTTGTTTCAGTCTGGTATATTGTTCAG ACTCTGGTCATGGAGTTATACCCTGAAGAAATAACAGTGGTCTTCTTCTACAACTTATTTGCAACGCTAGTCTCAGCACCTATATGTTTTTTGGCGGAAAGGAACTGGACTTCTTGGATGCTTAAACCGGATATTACCCTTGCTGCAATCGTATACTCG GGAGTCTTTGCCTCAGTATTCAGTGTGCTTACACACACATGGGGTCTGCATCTGAAGGGTCCTGTCTATGTATCCTTGTTTAGGCCACTGTCTATTGCAATCGCAGTTGCCATGGGTGCTATATTCCTCAGTGATGCACTTCACCTCGGGAG TGTCATTGGATCAGTGATATTGTGTTTTGGATTCTACACCGTGATTTGGGGCAAAAAAAGAGAGGATTCAACCAAAAATTTAGCTGGTTCTGAGCATTGTGCACCCTTGCTGCTTACACACACCGTAGAAGATGAAGGCTCGTCATTAAGATAA
- the LOC106341595 gene encoding transcriptional elongation regulator MINIYO, whose amino-acid sequence MTEKEQSSGRVNPMAPLSSLVGSIVEKGFPENKPLPPKPSRLPFPVARHRSHGPHVGSRAQPKVPIVEEEDDEEEGLMNAENYARLQTMSHEEIVEAQAELYEKMKPALVTFLKKRGQEKLKKPKHSVPEVSEEGPSDIHSPQGGQQAVTPSPSSQVTAIPKEASVASASQGFFWDTWTERVEAVRDLRFCFDGNVLENVLVPPPETGVNMSAGERDFLRTEGDPGAAGYTIKEAIALTRSVIPGQRCLALNLLASLLDKALYKLCQSGIGQQKVQSTDWEAIWAYALGPEPGLVLALRMALDDNHASVVLACAKVIQCLLSCSLNENFFDLMENMGPCGKDMFTAPVFRGKPEIDLGLLPGCFWKYSAKPSNIVPFREEIMDDGTEDTDTIQKDVFVAGQDVAAGLVRMDILPRIYHLLETEAIAALEECLISVTIAIARHSPKCTTAILKYPKFVQTIVKRFKLNKRMDVLPSQIYSVRLLKVLARYDKRTCMEFVKNGTFNEVTWHLFQFTSSLDSWVKLGKHKCKLSSDLMVEQLRFLKVCIQSGCCISQYPELFPALCLWLSCPSFEKLKENNLIREFASVSKEAYLVLEAFAGTLPSLYSQNIRGNESGAWDWRYVSPMIDTALSWIMLAPELLEWERGIESVSVSTTSLLWLYSGVIRTISKVLDKISSHGEEEPLPWLPEFVPKIGLTIIKHKLLSFAVAKDPSKCSSFMEFLCLLRENLQDEELALASVSCLHGLTRNIVSIQTLIESARSKMETPQGSESIRDGSVLAKGILTESLGDLASVWSSFRDYVASEWPIMQSIEIHKRGGLAPGVGLGWGASGGGFWSTRVLLTQADAGLLSLFLHISQLDSQGSVLLMDKMNSALAMCLIAGPRDHLLVEKALDYVLGPHALEHLACCINSNKRAVTSEWKCNEGDYDRISNVLTSHFKRRWLHPKRKSEPENDSKKVAVGLETIHEEGEMPTEDQKSDSPIVKWAHQRLPLPPQWFLSSISAVHVGKTSAEDPEPTELLEVAKAGVFFIAGLESASGLGTVPSPVSSVPLVWKFHALSTVLLAGMDIIEDKNTRDLYRYLQELYGQVLDEKRQSSGRETELLLRFKSDVFESYSTFLEMLVEQYAAVSYGDVLYGRQMSIYLHQCVEPSVRLSAWTALSNARVLELLPSLDKCLGEAQGYLEPAEENEGVLEAYLKSWTCGALDRAAARGSVAFTLVLHQFSSLLFCNGDNKDKEEEGSMRNKVVRTLVRDLSRKQHRQGMMVDLLGYYSKGCADAMEVEEEEESQKREAERRMEVLKEACQGNSSLLLELEKLKECVRVKSK is encoded by the exons ATGACGGAGAAGGAGCAAAGTAGCGGACGAGTTAACCCCATGGCGCCACTTTCGAGCCTCGTCGGGAGCATCGTTGAGAAAGGTTTTCCGGAGAACAAGCCGCTGCCTCCCAAACCCTCCCGTCTTCCCTTTCCGGTGGCTCGTCATCGTTCTCACGGACCC CATGTGGGGAGCAGAGCCCAACCTAAAGTCCCTATTGTCGAGGAAGAAGACGACGAAGAAGAAGGTTTAATGAATGCAGAGAACTACGCACGGTTGCAGACAATGTCACACGAAGAGATTGTAGAGGCACAGGCTGAGTTATATGAGAAGATGAAGCCTGCTTTAGTAACATTTCTCAAGAAACGAGGCCAGGAGAAACTCAAGAAGCCAAAGCATTCTGTTCCTGAGGTTTCCGAGGAGGGTCCTTCTGATATTCACTCACCACAAGGTGGTCAGCAGGCTGTTACTCCATCCCCCTCCTCTCAAGTGACAGCAATACCAAAAGAAGCAAGTGTAGCTTCAGCTTCCCAAGGCTTCTTCTGGGATACATGGACCGAGAGGGTTGAGGCTGTTAGGGACTTGAGATTTTGTTTTGACGGCAATGTCTTAGAAAATGTTCTTGTCCCACCACCTGAAACTG GTGTAAATATGTCTGCCGGTGAACGTGACTTCTTGAGAACTGAGGGGGACCCTGGAGCTGCAGGCTACACCATCAAAGAAGCTATTGCACTTACCCGAAGTGTG ATTCCGGGGCAAAGATGCCTTGCTTTGAATCTGCTTGCGTCTCTACTCGACAAAGCTTTGTACAAACTTTGTCAAAGCGGAATCGGCCAGCAAAAGGTTCAATCCACTGATTGGGAAGCCATCTGGGCTTATGCCCTCGGACCAGAACCTGGCCTTGTCTTAGCCTTGAG GATGGCTCTTGATGACAACCATGCCTCTGTTGTTCTAGCATGTGCAAAGGTGATTCAGTGTCTACTCAGCTGTTCTCTTAATGAGAACTTCTTTGATCTCATGGAG AACATGGGACCATGCGGAAAGGACATGTTCACGGCTCCTGTGTTCAGGGGTAAGCCGGAGATTGATCTTGGCCTCCTCCCTGGTTGCTTCTGGAAGTACAGCGCCAAGCCCTCCAATATTGTTCCTTTCCGTGAAGAAATCATGGATGACGGGACTGAAGATACAGACACTATCCAGAAAGATGTTTTTGTGGCCGGACAAGATGTTGCAGCTGGTCTTGTCAGAATGGATATCCTTCCAAGAATTTATCACCTTCTCGAG ACAGAAGCAATAGCAGCGCTCGAAGAATGCCTAATTTCTGTTACTATTGCGATAGCAAGACATTCTCCAAAATGCACAACTGCAATCTTGAAGTATCCGAAATTTGTGCAAACAATTGTGAAAAGATTCAAGTTGAACAAGAGAATGGACGTTCTTCCTTCTCAGATCTATTCCGTGCGCCTCTTAAAG GTCTTGGCCCGGTATGACAAAAGGACATGCATGGAGTTTGTGAAGAATGGGACATTCAATGAAGTCACTTGGCATTTGTTTCAGTTCACCTCCTCTCTTGATTCATGGGTGAAGTTAGGGAAGCACAAGTGCAAGCTTTCATCTGATTTGATGGTTGAACAACTCCGGTTTTTGAAGGTCTGTATCCAAAGTGGATGCTGCATATCTCAGTACCCAGAGCTGTTCCCAGCCCTATGCTTGTGGTTGAGCTGCCCATCATTTGAAAAGCTCAAGGAGAATAATCTAATCCGCGAGTTTGCTTCTGTGTCAAAGGAGGCTTACCTGGTCCTTGAGGCTTTTGCTGGAACACTTCCTAGCTTGTACTCACAAAACATTCGAGGGAATGAATCTGGGGCTTGGGACTGGAGATATGTTAGTCCTATGATTGATACAGCACTGAGCTGGATAATGTTGGCCCCTGAGTTACTCGAGTGGGAGAGAGGAATTGAAAGTGTCTCTGTGTCCACTACTTCCCTGTTGTGGTTGTATTCGGGTGTCATTCGTACAATTTCCAAAGTTCTTGATAAAATATCTTCCCACGGGGAGGAAGAGCCTCTCCCATGGCTGCCGGAGTTTGTTCCAAAGATTGGTCTCACCATCATCAAGCACAAGCTTCTTAGTTTTGCCGTTGCAAAAGACCCTTCCAAGTGTTCCTCGTTTATGGAATTTTTGTGTTTGCTAAGAGAAAATCTTCAAGATGAGGAACTAGCTTTAGCTTCTGTAAGTTGCCTTCATGGGTTGACGCGGAACATTGTGTCCATCCAAACTCTGATAGAATCAGCAAGATCCAAGATGGAAACTCCTCAGGGAAGCGAGTCCATTAGAGATGGTTCCGTGCTTGCTAAAGGAATACTCACAGAGTCTCTCGGTGACCTAGCATCGGTGTGGAGCTCTTTTAGAGATTACGTTGCATCAGAATGGCCCATCATGCAATCCATTGAGATACATAAACGAGGTGGACTAGCTCCTGGGGTGGGACTTGGTTGGGGAGCTAGCGGCGGTGGGTTTTGGTCAACGAGAGTTCTGTTGACACAAGCTGACGCGGGTCTTTTGAGTCTCTTTCTTCACATCTCTCAACTGGACTCGCAGGGATCTGTTCTCTTGATGGATAAGATGAACTCCGCTCTAGCTATGTGCTTGATAGCAGGTCCAAGGGATCATTTACTTGTGGAGAAGGCCTTGGACTATGTCCTTGGACCGCATGCGTTAGAGCACTTGGCCTGCTGTATCAACTCAAACAAGAGAGCCGTAACGTCTGAGTGGAAATGCAATGAAGGGGATTATGATCGTATTAGCAATGTTCTGACTTCTCACTTCAAGCGTAGATGGTTACATCCAAAGAGAAAATCTGAACCCGAGAATGACTCCAAGAAAGTTGCGGTTGGTCTGGAGACTATACATGAGGAAGGTGAAATGCCAACCGAGGACCAAAAATCAGACTCCCCTATCGTAAAGTGGGCTCACCAGAGATTGCCCCTACCTCCACAGTGGTTCCTCAGCTCCATCTCAGCAGTCCACGTTGGTAAAACCTCAGCAGAGGATCCAGAACCAACAGAGTTGCTTGAAGTTGCAAAAGCAGGAGTTTTCTTTATTGCAGGACTTGAGTCAGCGTCTGGGTTGGGAACGGTTCCGTCTCCTGTTTCGAGTGTACCGTTGGTTTGGAAGTTCCACGCTTTGTCCACCGTGCTGCTTGCTGGAATGGATATCATCGAAGACAAGAACACTAGGGACTTGTACAGGTATCTCCAGGAGCTCTATGGACAAGTTCTGGATGAAAAGAGGCAAAGTAGCGGCCGTGAAACTGAGCTCCTCCTGAGGTTCAAGTCTGACGTATTCGAGAGTTACTCTACATTTCTGGAGATGCTGGTGGAGCAATACGCTGCGGTGTCGTATGGGGACGTGCTGTATGGGCGACAGATGTCGATTTACTTGCATCAATGTGTGGAACCTTCTGTTCGGCTTTCGGCATGGACTGCACTCTCCAACGCCCGTGTTCTTGAGCTGTTGCCGAGTCTAGACAAATGCTTGGGAGAAGCACAAGGATACCTCGAACCGGCTGAG GAGAACGAGGGAGTCCTTGAGGCTTACTTGAAGTCATGGACTTGTGGAGCACTGGATAGAGCTGCGGCGCGAGGATCAGTAGCCTTTACGCTAGTTCTACATCAGTTTTCATCTCTATTGTTCTGCAACGGGGACAACAAGGATAAAGAAGAAGAAGGATCCATGCGGAATAAGGTTGTAAGGACTCTGGTGAGAGATTTGTCAAGAAAGCAGCATCGACAG GGGATGATGGTGGATCTCCTGGGGTATTATAGTAAAGGGTGTGCAGATGCGATGGAAGTGGAAGAAGAAGAAGAATCACAGAAGAGGGAGGCGGAGAGAAGAATGGAGGTGTTGAAGGAGGCTTGCCAAGGCAACTCGTCGCTCCTCTTGGAACTGGAGAAGCTGAAGGAGTGTGTTAGAGTCAAGAGTAAATGA